The Pirellulales bacterium genome has a segment encoding these proteins:
- a CDS encoding phage major capsid protein, translating into MSQLMTAKRLREERAPLAKKIREHADLLSAEKRDFTPEEKTNWESLNADYDSRTRQIEILERAEETERDQLQRGEGQTPDGAPKVRLTLKERRERDEERRLRDEGMYERAMQAWMRRQLGEPLGKQHTRACERMKVNPARRTFEIRLRRDVPQMKREFRALDAGITGSGGALVPQGFVNNLEKALLSYSGLRQAAETIRTDTGEELPWPTVNDTSNKGARIGANVTVSEQDVTFGRIYWRAYKYTSKMVQVPVELLQDSAFDLSVWLSDLLGERIGRIQNDEFTTGTGASMPNGLINAAAVGATTAANNAVSTDDFIKLEHSVDPAYRQKGMCSYMLHDSIKLQTRLLKDSYGRYLWGGGGLNTGAMDTLNDWPFFINQSMASAFAGSAYIVSFGQHQKYKIRDVGTIRMRRLVERYADNDEEGFVAFMRSDGNLLDAGTHPVKLLQMHS; encoded by the coding sequence ATGTCGCAGCTGATGACGGCCAAGCGTTTGCGCGAAGAGCGCGCGCCACTGGCCAAGAAGATCCGCGAACACGCCGACCTCTTGTCCGCCGAGAAGCGCGACTTCACGCCGGAAGAGAAAACCAACTGGGAATCTCTGAACGCGGATTACGACAGCCGCACGCGGCAGATCGAGATCCTCGAGCGGGCCGAAGAGACGGAGCGCGATCAGCTCCAGCGCGGCGAAGGCCAGACGCCTGACGGCGCCCCCAAGGTACGGCTGACGCTGAAGGAACGCCGCGAGCGCGACGAAGAGCGCCGCCTGCGCGACGAAGGGATGTACGAACGGGCCATGCAGGCCTGGATGCGCCGCCAGCTTGGCGAGCCGCTTGGCAAGCAGCACACGCGGGCTTGCGAGCGGATGAAAGTAAACCCGGCCCGTCGCACCTTCGAGATCCGGCTGCGTCGCGACGTGCCCCAGATGAAGCGCGAATTCCGCGCCCTCGACGCCGGAATTACCGGCTCGGGCGGCGCGCTCGTGCCCCAGGGATTCGTCAACAACCTGGAAAAAGCCCTGCTCAGCTATTCGGGCCTTCGGCAGGCGGCTGAGACGATCCGCACCGACACGGGCGAGGAGCTTCCGTGGCCCACCGTCAACGACACGTCCAACAAAGGCGCTCGCATCGGGGCCAATGTCACGGTTTCCGAGCAGGACGTAACCTTCGGCCGCATCTACTGGCGCGCCTATAAGTACACCAGCAAGATGGTGCAGGTTCCCGTCGAGCTTTTGCAAGACTCGGCGTTCGATCTGTCGGTATGGCTCTCCGACCTGCTCGGCGAGCGCATCGGCCGTATCCAGAACGATGAGTTCACGACCGGCACCGGCGCTTCGATGCCCAACGGCCTGATCAATGCCGCCGCGGTCGGCGCGACCACGGCCGCCAACAACGCCGTCTCCACCGACGACTTCATCAAGCTCGAACACTCAGTCGACCCGGCCTATCGGCAAAAGGGGATGTGCAGCTACATGCTGCATGACTCGATCAAGTTGCAGACGCGGCTGTTGAAAGACAGCTACGGCCGCTATCTGTGGGGCGGCGGTGGCCTCAATACAGGCGCGATGGACACGCTCAACGATTGGCCCTTCTTCATCAACCAGTCGATGGCGAGCGCCTTCGCGGGCAGCGCCTACATCGTCAGCTTTGGCCAGCATCAAAAGTACAAGATCCGCGACGTCGGCACGATCCGCATGCGCCGCCTGGTCGAACGGTACGCCGACAACGACGAGGAAGGTTTTGTCGCTTTCATGAGATCCGATGGAAACCTGCTCGACGCAGGCACCCATCCGGTGAAGCTGTTGCAGATGCACAGCTAG
- a CDS encoding HK97-gp10 family putative phage morphogenesis protein: protein MNIHFQTHGLEQTAEILASLPARALAAAREEMLAQGELVRETAAALCPRETGLTADNITCRDRSTQRKVAVEVRTGTRAKMRIPATDPYYYPAAIEFGTATRHARPFMRPALEQHRASAARAVGRAVEREVSKR, encoded by the coding sequence ATGAACATCCATTTCCAAACCCACGGGCTTGAGCAGACGGCCGAAATACTGGCCTCGCTCCCCGCGCGCGCTCTGGCCGCGGCCCGTGAGGAAATGCTTGCCCAAGGGGAATTGGTACGGGAGACGGCCGCCGCGCTCTGCCCGCGCGAGACCGGCTTGACCGCCGACAACATTACCTGCCGCGACCGCAGCACGCAGCGCAAGGTCGCAGTCGAGGTGCGCACCGGTACCAGGGCCAAGATGCGGATCCCTGCCACGGATCCCTACTACTATCCGGCCGCGATCGAGTTCGGCACGGCCACCCGCCATGCGCGGCCCTTCATGCGGCCGGCGCTCGAGCAGCATCGCGCGAGCGCCGCCCGTGCCGTGGGCCGGGCGGTCGAGCGGGAGGTGAGCAAGCGATGA
- a CDS encoding phage head closure protein, with the protein MNLIADQILSIDAAGKPVIGDLVLGKLWGEVLQVTGLERFVADQQLASLTHQVTVPYRRDLSPKMRLTFEGRTLNIEAVLGNSSHSELRLLCREKAAT; encoded by the coding sequence ATGAATCTGATCGCCGACCAGATCCTCAGCATCGATGCGGCGGGCAAGCCCGTGATCGGCGACCTGGTGCTGGGAAAGCTATGGGGCGAGGTGCTGCAAGTAACGGGCTTGGAACGTTTCGTGGCCGATCAGCAGTTGGCCTCGCTGACGCACCAGGTGACCGTTCCCTACCGCCGCGACCTGAGCCCGAAGATGCGACTGACCTTTGAAGGGCGAACGCTCAACATCGAAGCCGTGCTCGGCAATAGCAGCCATAGCGAGCTGCGGCTGCTGTGCCGCGAAAAAGCTGCCACTTGA
- a CDS encoding DUF3168 domain-containing protein, translating to MSLVTDLRASAALQDAIVALCGTRIYCGARPENSPMPALVFTRFSGGRIHDIDGPLGAAAPLVQIDVWTADDYPQAEALEEAVRDWLDGFDGEAGDTLVLSAISDDERDMYEASALADEKGNQRKLLQYRVLHEESIPGS from the coding sequence ATGAGCCTGGTCACCGACCTGCGCGCAAGCGCCGCTCTACAGGATGCGATCGTGGCCCTTTGCGGCACCCGCATCTACTGCGGCGCGCGTCCCGAGAACAGCCCTATGCCCGCGCTCGTGTTCACGCGCTTTAGCGGCGGCCGGATCCACGACATCGATGGACCGCTTGGGGCGGCTGCTCCTTTGGTGCAGATCGACGTTTGGACCGCGGACGACTATCCGCAAGCCGAGGCGTTGGAAGAAGCGGTCCGCGATTGGCTGGATGGCTTTGATGGGGAAGCGGGCGACACGCTGGTCCTGTCGGCGATCTCGGACGACGAGCGCGATATGTACGAGGCCAGCGCCCTGGCCGACGAAAAGGGAAATCAGCGGAAACTGTTGCAGTATCGCGTCCTGCACGAAGAAAGCATTCCGGGGAGTTAG